One genomic window of Solanum dulcamara chromosome 10, daSolDulc1.2, whole genome shotgun sequence includes the following:
- the LOC129871688 gene encoding 60S ribosomal protein L44: MVNVPKTKKTYCKSKECKKHTLHKVTQYKKGKDSLAAQGKRRYDRKQSGYGGQTKPVFHKKAKTTKKIVLRLQCQGCKHVSQHPIKRCKHFEIGGDKKGKGTSLF; this comes from the exons ATG GTGAATGTTCCAAAAACTAAGAAGACATACTGCAAGTCGAAGGAGTGCAAAAAGCACACTCTGCATAAAGTTACTCAGTACAAGAAAGGAAAAGATAGTCTTGCAGCTCAAGGGAAACGTCGTTATGATCGCAAGCAGTCTGGTTATGGTGGGCAGACGAAACCTGTCTTCCACAAGAAG GCCAAAACTACCAAGAAGATTGTGCTAAGGTTGCAATGCCAGGGTTGCAAACATGTGTCCCAACACCCAATCAAG AGGTGCAAGCACTTCGAAATTGGTGGAGATAAAAAGGGAAAGGGAACTTCTCTCTTTTAA
- the LOC129871523 gene encoding ATP-dependent Clp protease proteolytic subunit 2, mitochondrial-like: MRTQIVHKLWNRRINGTPLNSKRFYGLIPMVIEHSSRGERAYDIFSRLLKERIICINGPIDDATSHVVVAQLLYLESENPSKPIHMYLNSPGGAVTAGLAIYDTMQYIRSPINTICLGQAASMGSLLLAAGSKGERRSLPNASIMIHQPSGGYSGQAKDLTIHTKQIVRVWDTLNELYAKHTGQPLDIVQKNMDRDYFMTPEEAKEFGIIDEVINERPMALVTDAIANETKEKGPS; encoded by the exons ATGCGAACCCAAATCGTTCACAAACTATGGAATCGAAGAATCAATGGAACCCCTTTGAATAGTAAGAGATTTTATGGGTTAATACCAATGGTGATTGAACATTCTTCAAGAGGAGAAAGGGCTTATGACATTTTCTCAAGGCTCTTAAAGGAGAGAATCATATGTATTAATGGCCCAATTGATGATGCTACTTCTCATGTTGTTGTTGCTCAGCTTCTTTATCTTGAATCTGAGAACCCCTCTAAGCCTATTCACATGTATCTTAATTCTCCTGGTGGCGCCGTTACTGCTG GCCTTGCGATCTATGACACAATGCAGTATATTCGGTCTCCAATCAATACTATATGTCTAGGTCAAGCAGCTTCAATGGGATCCCTTCTCTTAGCTGCTGGCTCAAAGGGTGAGAGACGATCTCTCCCTAATGCTTCAATCATGATTCATCAGCCTTCCGGTGGATATAGCGGGCAGGCTAAAGACTTGACAATCCACACAAAACAGATTGTCCGGGTGTGGGATACTCTGAATGAGTTATATGCAAAGCATACTGGACAACCACTTGACATAGTTCAGAAGAATATGGATAGGGATTATTTCATGACACCTGAAGAGGCCAAGGAGTTTGGAATAATCGACGAGGTTATAAATGAAAGACCAATGGCTTTAGTAACTGATGCTATTGCAAAtgaaaccaaagaaaaaggccCAAGTTAG